The proteins below come from a single Branchiostoma floridae strain S238N-H82 chromosome 5, Bfl_VNyyK, whole genome shotgun sequence genomic window:
- the LOC118416128 gene encoding phosphatidate cytidylyltransferase, mitochondrial-like, whose product MTLKLSKIVSNFPQEGLAFAFAYGSGVFHQRGHKAMSQNMVDFIFAVDNAEAWHKENMRRNRKHYSFLSSLGPEGIARVQENWGARVYFNTLVPCEDRIIKYGVISTSDLIDDLYLWKTLYVSGRLQKPVLILKRRDNPELLEALRQNTLSAMAAALLMLPEAFTEEQLYIAITSLSYTGDFRMTVGEDKQKVQNIVKPNVARFQELYHPILDHVNHIHWHKKQAFIEQDTSPHAVYSHLNMLPKTLQDHIWLEKNRDKRYQDTEEVMKSLAHSADYREVVERGVQSIVKKSSITQSLKSILTAGMVKSVRYSAAKLRKMLSSRRQPVSV is encoded by the exons ATGACCCTCAAACTGTCGAAGATTGTATCCAACTTCCCACAAGAAGGCCTGGCGTTCGCTTTCGCCTATGGATCTGGCGTTTTCCATCAGAGAGGACATAAAGCAATGTCG CAAAATATGGTGGACTTCATCTTTGCTGTGGACAATGCTGAAGCATGGCACAAGGAGAACATGAGAAGAAACAGGAAACACTACTCATTCCTCAGCAGTTTGGGGCCTGAAGGGATCGCCAGGGTACAGGAGAACTGGGGTGCCAGGGTTTATTTCAACACACTAGTTCCCTGTGAGGATAGA ataatCAAGTATGGAGTTATCAGTACAAGTGACCTGATAGATGATCTTTATCTGTGGAAGACTCTGTACGTCAGTGGACGCCTACAGAAAcct GTCCTGATATTGAAAAGAAGAGACAACCCAGAGTTACTAGAAGCTCTTCGACAGAACACATTGAGTGCCATGGCTGCAGCACTGCTCATGTTACCCGAGGCATTCACAGAGGAGCAACTGTACATCGCCATAACAAGCCTTTCATACACag GAGACTTCCGTATGACAGTTGGAGAAGATAAGCAGAAGGTACAGAACATTGTGAAGCCAAACGTCGCCAGGTTTCAGGAGCTGTATCATCCCATCTTGGACCATGTCAACCACATTCACTGGCACAAGAAACAGGCTTTTATTGag CAAGACACCAGTCCCCATGCGGTGTACTCACACCTGAACATGCTGCCAAAGACGTTACAGGATCACATCTGGCTGGAGAAGAACCGAGATAAGAGATACCAGGATACCGAGGAGGTGATGAAGAGCCTGGCTCACAGTGCAGACTACAGAGAGGTGGTAGAAAGAG gagTACAAAGTATTGTGAAAAAATCCAGCATTACTCAAAGTTTGAAGAGTATTTTAACAGCAG GCATGGTGAAGAGTGTGAGGTACAGTGCAGCAAAACTGAGAAAGATGTTGTCCAGCAGGAGGCAGCCCGTGTCGGTGTAG